One genomic window of Synergistetes bacterium HGW-Synergistetes-1 includes the following:
- a CDS encoding aldehyde oxidoreductase, with amino-acid sequence MTEVNYHVKNLTINGVPRRIIGKPETSLLTVIRDQLKMTGTKRGCDHGQCGVCNVILNGKVVRSCITKWKNVPEYSEVTTIEGIGTPENLHALQWAFIVCGAIQCGFCTPGFITAGKALLDSNPSPTREEVREWYSKHWMACRCTGYVQVVDAVMKAAAILRGEEKIEDLAKMYKPGDSLWNSKYPRPSAVYKATGLWDFGDDDRLKLPEEFLFAYPFALEGVRHAKVNKIDTSEAEKMPGVYKVVTYKDIKANKGTNRIRGQVGCPSVTTDGWERRIMVEEGDKIRQWGECIAIVCADTEANARAASDKIKVDYEPLPELIDIYQAKAADAVKVYDEIEGIDGMPNAFNKRIFTKGADPKEDLDKAPYIVEDEFYSSRQPHMVLETDCGYAYYDEEDRVTLATKSICVYRHQMMIARGVGVAPSKIRVIQNNMGASFGYKVAPTNEPYLAIALVACQRPVYMRINMKEHNIRTPKRSPFLMHIRVGADKSGRLIGAEQTWWVDHGPYSESSNDLTNKGGQFFFSPYAYANMRATGYTCFSNHRWSAAFRAYGAPQTYWGCETAMDMLAEKCGIDPFDFREMNLLQWEPFTTNPLGVMPSGYAPEVFPLPEMMKKARPYYEEMKKEAAAKTTDKVKFGVGVSIGIYNSNDDGADDAASNIELTKDGVIVYNTWEDHGQGADIGCLGTAHEALKPLNLHPTQIKMVLSDTAKAPNSGAAAASRSQVMVGNAIVDSCKKLLEAMRKPDGTYRTYDEMIAENIPVLYEGYTQACVQNADGSIEVCSGNDKDTGLGKPFGFHMFAVNLAMVSVNMETGKAHCEKFVLVGDVGVINNYLVVDGQQYGGIAQGIGLALTEDFLDESKYNNFVTMGLPYIKDVPDDIKLIHVETPRPLGPFGASGTGEMPLAAPHISVCNAIKNACGVRIKTIPATPDKILAGLKEKA; translated from the coding sequence GTGACAGAAGTAAACTATCATGTGAAGAACCTTACCATCAACGGGGTGCCAAGGAGGATCATAGGCAAACCGGAGACATCACTGCTCACAGTTATCCGCGACCAGCTAAAGATGACAGGTACCAAGCGAGGCTGCGATCACGGACAGTGCGGAGTCTGCAACGTGATCCTCAATGGAAAGGTCGTTCGCTCATGCATCACGAAATGGAAGAACGTTCCTGAATATTCTGAGGTCACGACAATTGAAGGTATCGGGACCCCCGAAAACCTCCATGCTCTTCAGTGGGCCTTTATAGTTTGCGGGGCTATCCAGTGCGGATTCTGCACGCCCGGATTTATTACCGCAGGCAAGGCTCTTCTTGACAGCAACCCAAGCCCGACAAGGGAAGAAGTCCGCGAGTGGTACAGCAAGCATTGGATGGCCTGCCGCTGCACCGGATATGTTCAGGTTGTGGACGCTGTTATGAAAGCGGCTGCGATACTTAGAGGGGAAGAGAAGATAGAGGACCTGGCAAAGATGTACAAACCCGGTGACTCGCTGTGGAACTCAAAATACCCACGTCCCAGCGCGGTCTACAAGGCGACAGGACTTTGGGATTTTGGCGATGACGACAGGCTGAAACTTCCGGAAGAGTTCCTCTTTGCATATCCATTTGCGCTTGAAGGCGTACGCCACGCCAAGGTCAATAAGATCGACACTTCAGAAGCAGAGAAGATGCCCGGAGTTTACAAGGTCGTGACCTACAAAGATATCAAAGCCAACAAGGGTACCAACAGGATCAGAGGGCAGGTAGGATGCCCATCTGTCACGACGGATGGATGGGAACGCCGAATCATGGTCGAAGAAGGCGATAAGATACGCCAGTGGGGCGAATGTATCGCTATAGTCTGTGCGGACACTGAAGCTAATGCCCGTGCCGCCTCCGATAAGATCAAGGTAGACTACGAACCGCTGCCTGAGCTTATTGACATATATCAGGCCAAGGCTGCAGATGCAGTAAAAGTTTACGATGAGATCGAAGGTATAGACGGAATGCCCAATGCCTTCAACAAACGCATCTTCACAAAAGGTGCAGACCCGAAGGAAGATCTTGATAAAGCTCCCTACATAGTGGAGGACGAATTCTACAGTTCACGCCAGCCGCACATGGTACTTGAGACTGACTGCGGATATGCCTATTACGATGAAGAAGACCGCGTCACACTGGCAACAAAATCCATCTGTGTCTACAGGCACCAGATGATGATAGCGCGCGGAGTGGGCGTTGCTCCTTCAAAGATAAGGGTCATCCAGAACAACATGGGTGCTTCTTTTGGTTACAAAGTTGCGCCGACAAATGAGCCCTACCTTGCGATAGCCCTAGTTGCATGTCAGCGTCCTGTCTATATGCGGATCAATATGAAGGAACATAACATCCGTACTCCAAAGAGATCCCCGTTCCTTATGCATATCCGGGTCGGTGCGGACAAGAGCGGCAGGCTTATAGGAGCCGAACAGACATGGTGGGTCGACCACGGCCCATACAGCGAATCATCCAATGACCTCACAAACAAGGGCGGACAGTTCTTCTTCTCCCCTTACGCATACGCCAACATGAGGGCAACAGGATACACATGCTTCAGCAACCATCGCTGGAGCGCCGCCTTCCGGGCATATGGAGCCCCTCAGACATACTGGGGATGCGAAACTGCTATGGATATGCTGGCGGAAAAATGCGGGATAGATCCCTTTGATTTCAGGGAGATGAACCTTCTTCAGTGGGAACCGTTCACAACGAACCCGCTTGGTGTCATGCCGTCAGGTTATGCTCCTGAAGTATTTCCGCTTCCTGAGATGATGAAAAAGGCACGTCCTTATTATGAAGAGATGAAAAAGGAAGCTGCCGCAAAGACCACCGACAAAGTCAAATTTGGCGTCGGAGTCTCGATAGGTATCTATAACTCCAACGACGATGGAGCGGATGACGCTGCGAGCAACATTGAACTTACCAAGGACGGAGTCATTGTCTACAACACATGGGAAGACCACGGGCAGGGAGCCGACATCGGCTGCCTGGGTACGGCACATGAAGCTCTTAAACCATTGAACCTGCACCCAACACAGATAAAAATGGTCCTGAGCGATACAGCCAAGGCCCCCAACAGCGGAGCAGCGGCCGCAAGCCGTTCACAGGTAATGGTAGGCAACGCGATAGTCGATAGCTGTAAAAAGCTGCTTGAAGCAATGCGCAAGCCGGACGGGACATACCGTACCTATGACGAAATGATCGCCGAAAATATCCCTGTCTTATACGAAGGCTATACGCAGGCATGTGTGCAGAATGCAGACGGAAGCATTGAAGTCTGTTCCGGCAACGACAAAGATACCGGCCTTGGAAAACCGTTTGGCTTCCATATGTTTGCCGTCAATCTTGCCATGGTTTCTGTAAATATGGAAACAGGCAAAGCGCATTGTGAAAAATTTGTTCTGGTTGGTGATGTTGGCGTTATCAACAACTACCTTGTCGTCGATGGACAGCAATACGGCGGCATAGCCCAGGGCATAGGGCTGGCGCTTACAGAGGACTTCCTCGATGAGAGCAAGTACAACAACTTTGTGACGATGGGTCTGCCTTACATCAAGGATGTCCCCGATGACATCAAGCTTATACATGTTGAGACTCCGCGCCCGCTCGGACCCTTCGGTGCGTCAGGAACAGGCGAAATGCCCCTTGCTGCACCGCACATCTCTGTCTGTAATGCGATAAAGAACGCCTGCGGAGTCAGGATCAAGACAATACCGGCAACACCCGACAAGATACTGGCAGGTCTTAAAGAAAAAGCGTAA